The Plectropomus leopardus isolate mb unplaced genomic scaffold, YSFRI_Pleo_2.0 unplaced_scaffold21503, whole genome shotgun sequence DNA window GAGAGGTCTCTAGGTTCTCTCGTCCAAAAGTCAATGGTTTTGTGAATGGGTTTTTGGGTAAAATGCCCTAAGTAAGGTCTGGGGTTtctgaacttttaaggttttactcgcCTTAAAAAGTGGTTAAACGGGTTTATCAGGGACATTAGACCTCATCACAGCCGACACAGAAATTTATTAAATCCACTTATCTGCCTGCCACGTGTACATTTATCTgtctataaaacatttttgaacgtgtttttacagtgttcgTAGTGGTGAAGATACGTGCGACTGCGTgtgtggtgttcatctgtgaagattattaaaatgtgtaaatctCTGTTCGTCACAAAGCTTAATTTTGGCGATAATCAAAAATCCCTTCAGATTTTTGATGAGGGAAGCAGCTGCTTACTTaatggttggcctacaaaaatacgtcataccttatagggaaaaaaaatcccctgctAAAGCAGGGGGAGACcccatcctctgctgctctgcctgAAACCTCTTTTCTGGTTGGTCCGGCTTGAGCCGCCCCGCGCGCTCCTTGGACATAAATAGGAGGTCTCGGCGACAACTGCTACATTTTCTCTGAGTCTCAACTCTGGAAAACAGTTATCATGTCTGGACGCGGAAAAACCGGAGGCAAAGCAAGAGCGAAGGCAAAGACCCGCTCTTCCCGTGCCGGTCTGCAGTTCCCGGTCGGCCGTGTTCACAGGCATCTCCGCAAAGGCAACTATGCTCAGCGTGTCGGAGCCGGAGCTCCGGTGTACCTGGCGGCCGTGCTTGAGTATTTGACCGCTGAGATCCTGGAGCTGGCTGGAAACGCAGCCCGCGACAACAAGAAGACCAGGATCATCCCCCGTCACCTGCA harbors:
- the LOC121965749 gene encoding histone H2A-like → MSGRGKTGGKARAKAKTRSSRAGLQFPVGRVHRHLRKGNYAQRVGAGAPVYLAAVLEYLTAEILELAGNAARDNKKTRIIPRHLQLAV